A DNA window from Phragmites australis chromosome 11, lpPhrAust1.1, whole genome shotgun sequence contains the following coding sequences:
- the LOC133885890 gene encoding SAGA-associated factor 11-like isoform X2 translates to MSSSKDAPLSPRSQLALSCFEELLDCAVADVASECHRIARLGLDRSVDTEEEELCVWAERAAAAAAGDLHPGSGSGGGGEEGGGSKGGVDVFGQTHPAIAADVVECMNCGRHVVAGRFAPHLEKCMGKRRLELGFFLESNGLCLLSCVLCADLSDVHMLGSLFPSWIWCSLELHCPVR, encoded by the exons ATGTCGTCCTCCAAAGACGCCCCCTTGAGCCCTCGATCCCAG CTGGCGCTGAGCTGCTTCGAGGAGCTCCTGGACTGTGCAGTGGCGGACGTGGCGTCGGAGTGCCACCGCATCGCGCGCCTCGGCCTGGACCGCAGCGTCGACACCGAGGAAGAGGAGCTCTGCGTCTGGGCCGAgcgcgcagccgccgccgccgccggagacctCCACCCTGGGTCCGGGTCCGGCGGGGGTGGCGAGGAGGGCGGCGGGAGCAAGGGCGGGGTTGACGTGTTTGGTCAGACGCaccccgccatcgccgccgacgTCGTCGAGTGCATGAACTGCGGCCGCCATGTCGTCGCAGGCCGCTTCGCGCCGCACCTCGAGAAGTGCATGGGCAAG AGAAGGCTCGAATTGGGATTTTTCTTGGAATCGAATGGACTATGCTTGCTGAGCTGTGTGTTATGTGCTGATCTTAGTGACGTTCATATGTTAGGTTCATTGTTTCCCTCATGGATTTG GTGTTCACTGGAATTGCATTGTCCTGTGAGGTGA
- the LOC133885890 gene encoding SAGA-associated factor 11-like isoform X3, whose product MSSSKDAPLSPRSQLALSCFEELLDCAVADVASECHRIARLGLDRSVDTEEEELCVWAERAAAAAAGDLHPGSGSGGGGEEGGGSKGGVDVFGQTHPAIAADVVECMNCGRHVVAGRFAPHLEKCMGKLAKSPSLCEVSTPFHFRLTDGSQLLGSAGKANLPLKVICLNLALIGGC is encoded by the exons ATGTCGTCCTCCAAAGACGCCCCCTTGAGCCCTCGATCCCAG CTGGCGCTGAGCTGCTTCGAGGAGCTCCTGGACTGTGCAGTGGCGGACGTGGCGTCGGAGTGCCACCGCATCGCGCGCCTCGGCCTGGACCGCAGCGTCGACACCGAGGAAGAGGAGCTCTGCGTCTGGGCCGAgcgcgcagccgccgccgccgccggagacctCCACCCTGGGTCCGGGTCCGGCGGGGGTGGCGAGGAGGGCGGCGGGAGCAAGGGCGGGGTTGACGTGTTTGGTCAGACGCaccccgccatcgccgccgacgTCGTCGAGTGCATGAACTGCGGCCGCCATGTCGTCGCAGGCCGCTTCGCGCCGCACCTCGAGAAGTGCATGGGCAAG CTAGCCAAGAGTCCAAGCCTTTGTGAGGTTTCCACGCCATTTCATTTCCGTCTAACAGATGGCAGTCAGCTGTTAGGTAGTGCTGGAAAGGCAAATCTACCTTTGAAGGTCATATGCCTAAATTTGGCATTGATCGGGGGTTGCTGA
- the LOC133885890 gene encoding SAGA-associated factor 11-like isoform X1, whose protein sequence is MSSSKDAPLSPRSQLALSCFEELLDCAVADVASECHRIARLGLDRSVDTEEEELCVWAERAAAAAAGDLHPGSGSGGGGEEGGGSKGGVDVFGQTHPAIAADVVECMNCGRHVVAGRFAPHLEKCMGKGRKARTKTTRSSTAARTRNCNGSTASSYSPYSIAVNSNRASVSNGVPDCGGGTGGDHSNHAP, encoded by the exons ATGTCGTCCTCCAAAGACGCCCCCTTGAGCCCTCGATCCCAG CTGGCGCTGAGCTGCTTCGAGGAGCTCCTGGACTGTGCAGTGGCGGACGTGGCGTCGGAGTGCCACCGCATCGCGCGCCTCGGCCTGGACCGCAGCGTCGACACCGAGGAAGAGGAGCTCTGCGTCTGGGCCGAgcgcgcagccgccgccgccgccggagacctCCACCCTGGGTCCGGGTCCGGCGGGGGTGGCGAGGAGGGCGGCGGGAGCAAGGGCGGGGTTGACGTGTTTGGTCAGACGCaccccgccatcgccgccgacgTCGTCGAGTGCATGAACTGCGGCCGCCATGTCGTCGCAGGCCGCTTCGCGCCGCACCTCGAGAAGTGCATGGGCAAG GGCCGCAAAGCTCGAACGAAAACCACAAGAAGCAGTACAGCTGCACGGACCAGAAACTGCAATGGAAGCACAGCTTCTTCATACTCTCCATACTCCATCGCGGTGAACAGTAACAGGGCGAGCGTTTCTAATGGCGTGCCTGATTGCGGCGGTGGCACAGGAGGGGATCACAGCAACCATGCACCGTAG